One window of the Archangium primigenium genome contains the following:
- a CDS encoding THUMP domain-containing class I SAM-dependent RNA methyltransferase: MAERLALFATTARGTEDLLAEELKELGARRIRQDRGGVRFMASLDEALKVCLWSRIAMRVLYPLGEFEARGADGLYAAVASVPWEEHLTPETTFAVEATLKDSEHSHTGFVALKVKDAVVDRMRDKRGARPDVDTRDPDVRVVAHLVREKLSLSLDLCGEPLHRRGYRVRPTAAPMKETLAAALLRAAGYTGEEALVDPMCGSGTVLIEGGLIARRRAPGLTRTFAVEKWPHLGTRARELLEDMRADARRNERKVAVPLLGFDKDPEALEAALRNVKAARLGEEIQLTEGDATKLPPLPEPPGLLLTNPPYGDRIGGAGGQKGMKSFYFKLGDSLRAQKGWRLFVLSGNVAFESAFHARPSVRRDLWNGPIECTLLGYPPFYEARTRPAQEARTRPAQEARTRPSQAPLRAPHQPVNVAAVRPEDEGEE; the protein is encoded by the coding sequence ATGGCCGAACGTCTCGCCCTCTTCGCCACCACCGCCCGCGGCACCGAGGACCTGCTCGCCGAGGAACTCAAGGAGCTGGGTGCGCGCCGCATCCGCCAGGACCGCGGCGGCGTGCGCTTCATGGCCTCGCTCGACGAGGCCCTCAAGGTCTGCCTCTGGTCGCGCATCGCCATGCGCGTGCTCTACCCCCTGGGCGAGTTCGAGGCCCGGGGCGCCGACGGGCTGTACGCGGCCGTGGCCAGCGTCCCCTGGGAGGAGCACCTCACCCCGGAGACGACGTTCGCGGTGGAGGCCACGCTCAAGGACAGCGAGCACAGCCACACGGGCTTCGTGGCGCTCAAGGTGAAGGACGCGGTGGTGGACCGCATGCGCGACAAGCGCGGCGCCCGGCCGGACGTGGACACGCGCGACCCGGACGTGCGGGTGGTGGCCCACCTGGTGCGCGAGAAGCTGTCCTTGTCGCTGGACCTGTGCGGCGAGCCCCTGCACCGGCGCGGCTACCGGGTGCGCCCCACCGCCGCCCCCATGAAGGAGACGCTGGCGGCCGCCCTGCTGCGCGCCGCGGGCTACACCGGCGAGGAGGCCCTCGTCGACCCCATGTGCGGCTCGGGCACGGTGCTCATCGAGGGGGGCCTCATCGCCCGCCGCCGCGCGCCCGGCCTCACCCGGACGTTCGCCGTGGAGAAGTGGCCCCACCTGGGCACCCGCGCGCGCGAGCTGCTCGAGGACATGCGCGCGGACGCGCGCCGCAACGAGCGCAAGGTGGCCGTGCCGCTGCTCGGCTTCGACAAGGATCCCGAGGCCCTGGAGGCGGCGCTGCGCAACGTGAAGGCGGCGCGGCTGGGCGAGGAGATTCAGCTCACCGAGGGCGATGCCACGAAGCTGCCGCCCCTGCCCGAGCCCCCGGGCCTGCTGCTCACCAACCCGCCCTATGGCGACCGCATCGGCGGCGCGGGCGGCCAGAAGGGCATGAAGAGCTTCTACTTCAAGCTGGGCGACAGCCTGCGCGCCCAGAAGGGCTGGCGGCTGTTCGTGCTCTCGGGGAACGTGGCCTTCGAGAGCGCCTTCCACGCGCGCCCGAGCGTCCGCCGCGACCTCTGGAACGGCCCCATCGAGTGCACGCTGCTCGGCTACCCGCCCTTCTACGAGGCGCGCACGCGGCCGGCACAAGAGGCGCGCACGCGGCCGGCACAAGAGGCGCGCACGCGGCCGTCACAAGCGCCGCTCCGTGCGCCGCACCAGCCGGTGAATGTTGCCGCGGTGCGTCCAGAAGATGAGGGCGAGGAGTAG
- a CDS encoding Bcr/CflA family efflux MFS transporter, producing MRIRPQSFVFTLLLGALSALPPFSIDMGLPALGLMAQSLGTTSAGASLSLSLFMVGFALGPLVYGPLSDRYGRRPLMLVGCGVFVAAGVGCALAGSLPVMLVCRFIQGAGAGAGSVLVMAIIRDLFEGAVARTRLSYVSLVMGVAPMIAPTIGAGVLAVSHWRAIYFTLAAGGLVLLLATAGGLQESAPRSQAPLSPRGLARSYARVFGHRLSLGYSLLSALSFGCCFAYISGSPLVLMDVLGVSTAVYGTCFALTALAMMAGAFANGRLSARGVPAARLLTLGLALGGLGSLLLVLVTGTGLASVATLLPLFALTNFSLGFITPNATHGALQPMPDIAGVASAVLNALRMLVAAASSALVAVLFQGTSALPVAVVMAGFALASVLVYVLVVRPVEHQAPPDTDALPTRA from the coding sequence GTGCGCATCCGTCCCCAGTCCTTCGTCTTCACCCTGCTGCTGGGCGCGCTCAGCGCGCTGCCGCCCTTCTCCATCGACATGGGGCTGCCCGCGCTCGGGCTCATGGCCCAGTCGCTGGGCACGACGAGCGCGGGGGCGAGCCTGTCGCTCAGCCTCTTCATGGTGGGCTTCGCGCTCGGGCCACTCGTGTACGGGCCCCTGTCGGACCGCTACGGGCGCCGGCCGTTGATGCTCGTGGGCTGTGGGGTGTTCGTGGCGGCGGGCGTGGGCTGCGCGCTCGCGGGCTCGCTGCCGGTGATGCTCGTGTGCCGGTTCATCCAGGGCGCGGGCGCGGGCGCGGGCTCCGTGCTGGTGATGGCCATCATCCGCGACCTGTTCGAGGGCGCCGTCGCGCGCACGCGCCTGTCCTACGTGAGCCTCGTCATGGGCGTGGCGCCGATGATCGCCCCCACGATTGGCGCCGGGGTGCTGGCGGTGAGCCACTGGCGCGCCATCTACTTCACGCTCGCCGCGGGCGGGCTCGTGCTGCTGCTGGCCACCGCCGGGGGCTTGCAGGAGTCGGCGCCCCGGAGCCAGGCGCCCCTGTCGCCGCGCGGCCTCGCCCGGAGCTACGCGCGGGTGTTCGGCCACCGGCTGTCGCTCGGCTATTCGCTGCTCAGCGCCCTGTCGTTCGGCTGCTGCTTCGCCTACATCTCCGGCTCGCCCCTGGTGCTCATGGACGTGCTGGGCGTGTCCACCGCGGTCTACGGCACCTGCTTCGCCCTCACCGCCCTGGCGATGATGGCGGGCGCGTTCGCCAATGGCCGGCTCAGCGCGCGGGGCGTCCCGGCGGCCCGGCTGCTGACGCTGGGGCTCGCCCTGGGCGGCCTCGGCTCGCTGCTGCTCGTGCTCGTCACCGGGACGGGCCTGGCCTCGGTGGCCACGCTGCTGCCCCTGTTCGCGCTCACCAACTTCAGCCTCGGCTTCATCACCCCCAACGCCACCCACGGCGCGCTGCAGCCCATGCCGGACATCGCCGGCGTGGCGAGCGCGGTGCTCAATGCCCTGCGCATGCTCGTGGCCGCGGCGTCCAGCGCGCTCGTGGCCGTCCTCTTCCAGGGCACCAGCGCGCTCCCCGTGGCGGTGGTGATGGCGGGCTTCGCGCTCGCCTCGGTGCTCGTCTACGTCCTCGTCGTGCGGCCCGTGGAGCACCAGGCCCCGCCCGACACCGACGCCCTGCCCACCCGCGCCTGA
- a CDS encoding energy transducer TonB, producing MFDSVLDRGQGPKSRIGLGAAVSVVLHVGLVGLIGWLSIQPPKEKEKEVEVTFKQAMAPPVAAPPPPPPPPPAKKKSNPTKKPVVKKPDVIVQPKEMPKEPPKEVEPEPAAEEEEEASEEEVEGGVEGGVEGGVVGGVIGGVVGGVLGGQLGGTGTDVLPFGAGMTRPEKMSGPAPQYTREALEARVQGLMIVKCVITTEGAVERCRIIKPLPHMDQAVLESLYAQRYKPVTFQGRAVQVDYTFNIRLSLPR from the coding sequence ATGTTCGACTCTGTCCTTGACCGCGGGCAAGGCCCCAAGTCCCGTATCGGGCTGGGCGCCGCCGTCTCGGTGGTTCTGCACGTCGGTCTGGTGGGTCTCATCGGGTGGCTGTCGATCCAGCCCCCGAAGGAAAAGGAGAAGGAGGTCGAGGTGACCTTCAAGCAGGCCATGGCTCCGCCCGTGGCCGCGCCTCCGCCGCCTCCCCCCCCGCCTCCGGCGAAGAAGAAGAGCAACCCCACCAAGAAGCCGGTGGTGAAGAAGCCGGACGTGATCGTCCAGCCCAAGGAGATGCCCAAGGAGCCGCCCAAGGAGGTCGAGCCCGAGCCCGCCGCCGAGGAGGAAGAGGAGGCGAGCGAGGAGGAGGTCGAGGGCGGCGTGGAAGGCGGCGTCGAGGGCGGCGTGGTGGGCGGGGTGATCGGCGGCGTGGTGGGCGGCGTGCTCGGCGGCCAGTTGGGCGGCACCGGCACGGACGTGCTCCCCTTCGGCGCCGGCATGACGCGTCCGGAGAAGATGTCCGGTCCCGCGCCGCAGTACACCCGCGAGGCCCTCGAGGCCCGCGTGCAGGGCCTGATGATCGTCAAGTGCGTCATCACGACCGAGGGCGCCGTCGAGCGCTGCCGCATCATCAAGCCGCTGCCCCACATGGATCAGGCCGTGCTCGAGTCGCTGTACGCCCAGCGCTACAAGCCCGTCACCTTCCAGGGCCGCGCCGTCCAGGTCGACTACACCTTCAACATCCGCCTGAGCCTGCCCCGCTAG
- a CDS encoding radical SAM protein produces the protein MEGRYSLVERARALLADEQGTLYKEAPYRVALCYPSPYHVGMSSLGYQAIYGEVHAHPGATAERVFLPDDVEAYRRTRTPLFSLETQSPAADFHLLAFSVAYELELTGLFSMLELARIPLLTAERTERHPVIVAGGPLTFSNPDPLEPFVDVLVQGEAEDLIHVLLDAAQSMDKEALLAHLATVPGFRVPGRGGTRYHVAKATDGRLPARSAIVTPHTELRSMFLIEPERGCSRGCHYCVMRRTTNGGMRTVPPERVLSLIPDYAKRVGLVGAAVTDHPRIVELLRTLVDAGREVGVSSLRADRLTQELVDQLRRGGATNLTVAADGASQRMRDLVDRKHSEEQILRAAHFAKTAGMRQLKVYNVVGLPLEEDADVDELARFTTELSRIMPVALGVAPFVAKRNTPLDGAPFAGIREVEARLERLRRGLKGRAEVRPTSARWAWVEYMLAQCGPESGLAALDAWKDGGSFAAFKKAFQARGCQPYMARRVEDGRRRAVTWPIVDGVAPPSAA, from the coding sequence ATGGAGGGTCGCTACTCACTCGTCGAACGCGCTCGGGCCTTGTTGGCCGACGAGCAGGGCACGCTCTACAAGGAGGCCCCCTACCGGGTCGCCCTCTGCTACCCGAGCCCCTACCACGTGGGGATGAGCTCGCTGGGCTACCAGGCCATCTACGGCGAGGTGCATGCCCACCCCGGGGCCACCGCCGAGCGCGTCTTCCTGCCGGATGACGTGGAGGCCTATCGCCGCACCCGCACGCCGCTCTTCTCGCTCGAGACGCAGTCGCCCGCGGCCGACTTCCACCTGCTGGCCTTCTCGGTGGCCTACGAGCTGGAGCTCACCGGGCTGTTCTCCATGCTGGAGCTGGCGCGCATCCCCCTGCTCACAGCGGAGCGCACCGAGCGCCATCCAGTCATCGTCGCCGGTGGCCCGCTCACCTTCTCCAACCCGGATCCGCTCGAGCCCTTCGTGGACGTGCTCGTGCAGGGCGAGGCGGAGGATCTCATCCACGTGCTCCTGGACGCGGCGCAGTCCATGGACAAGGAGGCCCTGCTCGCGCACCTGGCCACCGTGCCGGGCTTCCGCGTGCCCGGGCGCGGCGGCACGCGCTACCACGTGGCCAAGGCCACGGACGGTCGGCTCCCGGCGCGCTCGGCCATCGTCACGCCCCACACCGAGCTGCGCTCCATGTTCCTCATCGAGCCGGAGCGGGGCTGCTCGCGCGGGTGCCACTACTGCGTCATGCGGCGCACCACCAACGGGGGCATGCGCACCGTGCCGCCCGAGCGCGTGCTCTCGCTCATCCCCGATTATGCCAAGCGCGTGGGGCTCGTGGGCGCGGCGGTGACGGACCATCCGCGCATCGTGGAGCTGTTGCGCACCCTGGTGGACGCGGGCCGCGAGGTGGGGGTGTCCTCGCTGCGCGCCGACCGGCTCACCCAGGAGCTGGTGGACCAGTTGCGGCGCGGCGGCGCCACCAACCTCACCGTGGCCGCGGATGGCGCCTCGCAGCGCATGCGCGACCTGGTGGATCGCAAGCACTCCGAGGAGCAGATCCTCCGCGCGGCCCACTTCGCCAAGACGGCTGGCATGCGGCAGCTCAAGGTCTACAACGTCGTGGGCCTGCCCCTGGAGGAGGACGCGGACGTGGACGAGCTGGCGCGCTTCACCACGGAGCTGTCGCGCATCATGCCGGTGGCGCTCGGCGTGGCTCCCTTCGTGGCCAAGCGCAACACGCCCCTGGACGGGGCCCCCTTCGCGGGCATCCGCGAGGTGGAGGCCCGCCTGGAGCGGCTGCGGCGCGGGCTCAAGGGCCGTGCCGAGGTGCGGCCCACGTCGGCCCGCTGGGCGTGGGTGGAGTACATGCTCGCCCAGTGTGGGCCCGAGTCGGGTCTGGCCGCCCTGGATGCCTGGAAGGACGGAGGCAGCTTCGCCGCCTTCAAGAAGGCCTTCCAGGCCCGAGGCTGTCAGCCCTACATGGCCCGCCGGGTGGAGGACGGCCGACGCCGGGCCGTCACCTGGCCCATTGTCGACGGGGTGGCACCGCCGAGCGCCGCGTGA
- the plsY gene encoding glycerol-3-phosphate 1-O-acyltransferase PlsY, giving the protein MSTAAALLLLGYLAGSIPFGVLLTRWVRGVDVRQSGSGNIGATNVTRVAGKKLGAVVLLLDALKGSLAVAAALWLVPEAPRLHAAVGLAAFLGHVYPVWLKLQGGKGVATALGVLVVLVPVAALSAALVYAGLVAAWRVSSVGSLAGAVTAVAVAALTARAPEYAGLTFLLLALIFWTHRGNIHRLVRRTERRL; this is encoded by the coding sequence GTGTCCACCGCCGCCGCGCTCCTCCTGCTGGGCTACCTCGCCGGCTCCATCCCCTTCGGCGTGCTGCTCACCCGGTGGGTGCGCGGCGTGGACGTGCGCCAGAGCGGCAGCGGCAACATCGGCGCCACCAACGTCACGCGCGTGGCGGGCAAGAAGCTCGGCGCGGTGGTGCTCCTGCTCGATGCCCTCAAGGGCTCGCTCGCCGTGGCCGCCGCGCTGTGGCTCGTGCCGGAGGCGCCCCGGCTGCATGCGGCGGTGGGGCTCGCCGCCTTCCTCGGTCACGTCTACCCCGTGTGGCTCAAGCTCCAGGGGGGCAAGGGCGTGGCCACGGCGCTCGGGGTGCTCGTCGTGCTCGTGCCCGTGGCGGCGCTGTCCGCGGCGCTCGTCTACGCGGGGCTCGTGGCCGCCTGGCGCGTGAGCTCCGTGGGCTCGCTGGCCGGCGCGGTGACGGCCGTGGCGGTGGCCGCCCTCACCGCGCGCGCCCCCGAGTACGCGGGGCTCACCTTCCTACTCCTCGCCCTCATCTTCTGGACGCACCGCGGCAACATTCACCGGCTGGTGCGGCGCACGGAGCGGCGCTTGTGA
- a CDS encoding antibiotic biosynthesis monooxygenase family protein, with product MLVTINRFRVSAQEATHLEAAFGARSRTVDRYEGFLGLEVLRSFEPEPELLLITRWRDKECMKAYFQSEDFKATRAASARQDATFTLYEVLAR from the coding sequence ATGCTCGTCACCATCAACCGCTTCCGCGTGTCCGCCCAGGAAGCCACGCACCTGGAAGCCGCCTTCGGGGCCCGCTCGCGCACGGTGGACCGGTACGAGGGCTTCCTCGGGCTCGAGGTGCTGCGCTCCTTCGAGCCCGAGCCGGAGCTGCTCCTCATCACCCGCTGGCGGGACAAGGAGTGCATGAAGGCGTACTTCCAATCCGAGGACTTCAAGGCCACCCGGGCGGCGAGCGCACGCCAGGACGCCACCTTCACGCTGTACGAGGTGTTGGCGCGCTAA
- a CDS encoding IclR family transcriptional regulator domain-containing protein — MGDRTKDEETTAREGRGESIQVIARAAAILRALASQSEGSSLGRLARQVGLPRSTVQRIVGALRDEQWVTVEDGLRLGPGLVALAGAARGDVLSVAQPHLDALRQRVDETVNLTLLQGRRAVSVARSFSDRPLSVRGALGDTYPLHSTSHGKALLAEMTDEQVRRLMGSRLEPLTSRTLRTLPALLEDLRGVRERGVAVDEEEHAEGICAVGVALRLATGPRYALAIPIPASRFAARRDVLQRELLRCREELEATMAGVLPPPGP, encoded by the coding sequence GTGGGGGACAGGACGAAGGACGAGGAGACGACGGCCCGGGAGGGGCGGGGGGAGTCCATCCAGGTCATCGCCCGGGCGGCGGCCATCCTCCGGGCGCTCGCGAGCCAGTCCGAGGGCTCGAGCCTGGGGCGGCTCGCCCGGCAGGTGGGGTTGCCGCGCTCCACGGTGCAGCGGATCGTCGGGGCGCTGCGGGACGAGCAGTGGGTGACGGTGGAGGACGGCCTCCGGCTCGGGCCGGGCCTGGTGGCGCTGGCGGGCGCGGCCCGGGGGGACGTGCTGTCGGTGGCCCAGCCGCACCTGGACGCGCTGCGCCAGCGCGTGGACGAGACCGTCAACCTGACGCTGCTCCAGGGGCGGCGCGCGGTGAGCGTGGCGCGCAGCTTCTCCGACCGGCCGTTGAGTGTCCGCGGCGCGCTCGGAGACACCTACCCCCTGCACAGCACCTCCCACGGCAAGGCCCTGCTCGCGGAGATGACGGACGAGCAGGTGCGCCGGCTCATGGGCTCGCGGCTGGAGCCGCTCACGTCCCGGACGCTGCGCACGCTGCCCGCGCTGCTCGAAGACCTGCGGGGCGTGCGCGAGCGGGGCGTGGCCGTGGACGAGGAGGAGCACGCCGAGGGCATCTGCGCGGTGGGTGTGGCGCTGCGGCTCGCCACGGGCCCGCGCTACGCCCTGGCCATTCCCATCCCCGCGAGCCGGTTCGCGGCCCGGCGGGACGTCCTGCAGCGCGAGCTGCTGCGCTGCCGGGAGGAACTGGAGGCCACGATGGCGGGAGTGCTTCCCCCGCCGGGCCCCTGA
- a CDS encoding DUF2752 domain-containing protein: protein MKLHLPAPNRVFGVSDTLGVVGLVGLFVARYIPVARLIPFWGCTFREQTGWPCLGCGLTRVADRVAHFQFASAWHVNPLGTVAAFFFALMAVVTVLHLAFAMPVPRLELSDTEWQRVRLVAIALILVNYAWVVVVTRFPYLLT from the coding sequence GTGAAGCTCCATCTTCCCGCGCCCAACCGCGTCTTCGGGGTGTCCGACACCCTGGGCGTCGTGGGCCTCGTCGGGCTGTTCGTGGCCCGCTACATCCCCGTGGCCCGGCTCATCCCCTTCTGGGGCTGCACCTTCCGGGAGCAGACCGGCTGGCCGTGCCTGGGCTGCGGCCTCACCCGCGTGGCGGATCGGGTGGCGCACTTCCAGTTCGCCAGCGCCTGGCACGTCAACCCGCTGGGCACCGTGGCCGCGTTCTTCTTCGCGCTCATGGCCGTGGTGACGGTGCTGCACCTGGCCTTCGCCATGCCCGTGCCCCGGCTGGAGCTGTCCGACACCGAGTGGCAGCGGGTGCGCCTCGTGGCCATCGCCCTCATCCTCGTCAACTACGCCTGGGTGGTGGTGGTGACGCGCTTTCCCTACCTGCTCACCTGA
- a CDS encoding TonB-dependent receptor has product MQVRRMLRATGAVVVAGLTYGTAAYADSVIIGTVVSAENKKPVADVVVTATSPNLQGEQVVVTDAQGQYRIPQLPPGVYTLRFDKEQFKPYARSEIQLRLDRTIRVNVELLPESFTEVIDVVARPPTIDVGSTNVGVNVDQDFIKRIAVNRPGGKGGAARSFDSLAELAPGAQNDSYGVSINGATSPENGYVVDGLSTNDPAFGVNGSPLSVEFVQDVNIITGGYMPEYGRSTGGVLNAVTKSGSNEFHGSVYGTVTPGLFEGERQRVISSNSVVGGRNALNLLGDVGATLGGPILKDKLWFFAGVAPSFSRYTHTRTVNYYESEGTGADRSLKIDPETGGYVASPIPGSNRDYRVQAQALQYLAKLTYLVNQDHNVSLSINGTPSSSGGNGVLSIDPQSGGLPSRLPGKPDSYGQVVDVASSTAVALKYAGAFMEKKLLLDATAGWFHQVASTLPSDGTAVGATTGLAGLAAVQYRANRSIEYYEPTLAYQGLCETLPNGALTCPAQTYNAGGPGFISDGKLDRYQVNAKATYLLNALGNHVLKAGVDVEQLSYNQLKAYSGGVFLREALNGNTFADYRRYGYQTAPDVAVPALTQSSVSTSTTAGGFLQDSWTIANRVTLNVGVRYDAQFLFGGDGNLAFVLGNQLSPRVGLIVDPLANGRMKLFANFARYYEQVPINLLDRAFPGERRYAANRVGGAGRLCDPATVDTAEGQAGCISDAALVTNAPTSLNPSFKYSGGKADPEPVDPNLKPQGSDELLLGAEYELLANIRLGANYTFRKMNSVIEDMSRDDGNTYFLGNPGDGFAKDFPKAVRDYNAVTVLLNRTFDQGWLAQASYTWSRLTGNYPGLFRPENAQLDPNILSDFDLVSLLKNRSGLLPFDRTHAIKLFGAKEFRFSNALSASLGVSYRGNSGTPISYIGGHPLYGPSEAFILTRGTGGRTPWVNNIDGNIGVNYNITKTNQLSFTLDVFNVFNFQQIATVDSNYTLSSVLPIDGGKAAGSELTPGEVFNVDEGRPLEASEVNPNFRKATSYQPPRQIRLGIKYTF; this is encoded by the coding sequence ATGCAAGTGAGACGAATGCTCCGGGCGACTGGAGCGGTCGTGGTCGCGGGTCTGACGTACGGGACTGCGGCCTACGCGGACAGCGTCATCATCGGTACGGTCGTTAGCGCCGAGAACAAGAAGCCGGTCGCGGATGTCGTGGTCACCGCCACCTCGCCGAACCTTCAAGGTGAGCAGGTCGTCGTTACCGACGCGCAAGGCCAGTACCGTATTCCCCAGCTGCCGCCGGGTGTGTACACGCTGCGCTTCGACAAGGAGCAGTTCAAGCCCTACGCCCGCTCGGAGATCCAGCTGCGCCTGGATCGCACCATCCGCGTGAACGTGGAGCTGCTGCCCGAGAGCTTCACCGAGGTCATCGACGTGGTGGCCCGCCCGCCGACGATCGACGTCGGCTCGACGAACGTGGGCGTCAACGTCGACCAGGACTTCATCAAGCGCATCGCCGTGAACCGTCCGGGCGGCAAGGGAGGCGCGGCGCGCTCCTTCGACAGCCTGGCCGAGCTCGCCCCCGGCGCGCAGAACGACTCCTACGGCGTGTCCATCAACGGCGCGACGTCGCCCGAGAACGGCTACGTGGTCGACGGTCTGTCGACGAACGACCCGGCCTTCGGCGTCAACGGCAGCCCGCTGAGCGTCGAGTTCGTGCAGGACGTCAACATCATCACCGGTGGCTACATGCCGGAGTACGGCCGCTCGACGGGCGGCGTGCTCAACGCGGTGACGAAGTCCGGCTCCAACGAGTTCCACGGCTCCGTGTACGGCACCGTTACCCCGGGCCTGTTCGAGGGTGAGCGCCAGCGGGTCATCAGCTCGAACTCGGTGGTCGGTGGCCGCAACGCCCTGAACCTGCTGGGCGACGTGGGCGCCACCCTCGGTGGTCCCATCCTCAAGGACAAGCTGTGGTTCTTCGCCGGCGTGGCGCCGTCGTTCAGCCGCTACACCCACACCCGTACGGTCAACTACTACGAGTCCGAGGGCACGGGGGCTGACCGCTCGCTGAAGATCGATCCGGAGACGGGCGGCTACGTCGCCTCGCCGATCCCGGGCTCCAACCGCGACTACCGCGTCCAGGCCCAGGCGCTGCAGTACCTGGCCAAGTTGACGTACCTGGTGAACCAGGATCACAACGTGTCGCTGTCCATCAACGGCACGCCGAGCTCCTCCGGTGGTAACGGGGTGCTCTCGATCGACCCGCAGTCGGGGGGTCTGCCGAGCCGTCTGCCCGGCAAGCCGGACAGCTACGGTCAGGTCGTGGACGTGGCGAGCAGCACCGCGGTGGCCCTCAAGTACGCGGGCGCGTTCATGGAGAAGAAGCTCCTCCTCGACGCGACGGCGGGCTGGTTCCACCAGGTGGCCTCCACGCTCCCGTCCGATGGCACCGCGGTGGGCGCCACCACGGGCCTGGCGGGTCTGGCGGCCGTGCAGTACCGCGCCAACCGCTCCATCGAGTACTACGAGCCCACCCTGGCCTACCAGGGTCTGTGCGAGACGCTGCCCAACGGCGCCCTCACGTGCCCGGCCCAGACGTACAACGCCGGCGGCCCGGGCTTCATCAGCGACGGCAAGCTGGACCGCTACCAGGTCAACGCCAAGGCGACCTACCTGCTCAACGCGCTGGGCAACCACGTGCTCAAGGCGGGCGTGGACGTGGAGCAGCTGAGCTACAACCAGCTCAAGGCCTACTCCGGTGGCGTGTTCCTGCGCGAGGCGCTCAACGGCAACACGTTCGCGGACTACCGCCGCTACGGCTACCAGACGGCGCCGGACGTCGCGGTGCCCGCGCTCACCCAGAGCTCGGTCTCCACCAGCACCACGGCGGGCGGCTTCCTCCAGGACAGCTGGACGATCGCCAACCGCGTGACGCTCAACGTGGGCGTGCGCTACGACGCGCAGTTCCTGTTCGGCGGTGACGGCAACCTGGCGTTCGTGCTCGGCAACCAGCTGTCGCCCCGCGTCGGCCTGATCGTGGACCCGCTGGCCAACGGCCGGATGAAGCTGTTCGCGAACTTCGCGCGCTACTACGAGCAGGTGCCCATCAACCTGCTGGACCGCGCCTTCCCGGGTGAGCGCCGCTACGCCGCCAACCGCGTGGGCGGTGCGGGTCGGCTGTGCGACCCGGCGACCGTGGACACGGCCGAGGGCCAGGCGGGCTGCATCTCCGACGCCGCGCTCGTGACCAACGCGCCGACGAGCCTCAACCCGAGCTTCAAGTACTCGGGCGGCAAGGCCGATCCGGAGCCGGTGGACCCGAACCTCAAGCCCCAGGGCTCCGACGAGTTGCTCCTGGGCGCCGAGTACGAGCTGCTCGCGAACATCCGCCTGGGTGCCAACTACACCTTCCGCAAGATGAACTCGGTCATCGAGGACATGAGCCGCGATGACGGCAACACGTACTTCCTGGGCAACCCGGGCGACGGCTTCGCCAAGGACTTCCCGAAGGCCGTGCGTGACTACAACGCGGTGACGGTGCTCCTCAACCGCACCTTCGATCAGGGCTGGCTCGCCCAGGCGAGCTACACCTGGTCGCGCCTGACCGGCAACTACCCCGGTCTGTTCCGTCCGGAGAACGCGCAGCTCGATCCGAACATCCTCTCGGACTTCGACCTCGTCTCGCTGCTCAAGAACCGCTCGGGCCTGCTGCCCTTCGACCGCACGCACGCCATCAAGCTCTTCGGCGCCAAGGAGTTCCGCTTCTCCAACGCCCTGAGCGCCAGCCTGGGTGTGTCCTACCGCGGCAACTCCGGCACGCCCATCAGCTACATCGGTGGTCACCCCCTGTACGGCCCGAGCGAGGCGTTCATCCTCACGCGTGGCACCGGCGGCCGCACGCCCTGGGTGAACAACATCGATGGCAACATCGGCGTGAACTACAACATCACCAAGACGAACCAGCTGTCGTTCACGCTCGACGTCTTCAACGTCTTCAACTTCCAGCAGATCGCCACGGTCGACTCGAACTACACCCTGTCCAGCGTGCTGCCCATCGACGGCGGCAAGGCGGCGGGCAGCGAGCTGACCCCGGGCGAGGTGTTCAACGTGGACGAGGGCCGCCCCCTGGAGGCCTCGGAGGTCAACCCGAACTTCCGCAAGGCCACCTCTTACCAGCCGCCCCGGCAGATCCGTCTGGGCATCAAGTACACGTTCTAG
- a CDS encoding DUF4920 domain-containing protein, whose translation MKTSRAALVTLFALPLVALAGNPPAAQKAAAKKPAEKAAVQAECPHPHEAAAGEKPKEDWTLTRGEPLKGAPAVALTELLAKPQAHDGQTVRVEGQVRKACQKKGCWMELASSDKGAGVRVTFKNYGFFVPLDAAGSAARVEGVVKVSELTEDMARHYEAEGAIVPRGGDGKPREVQLVASGVELRR comes from the coding sequence ATGAAGACCTCGCGCGCTGCCTTGGTGACGCTGTTCGCCCTTCCCCTCGTGGCCCTCGCCGGAAACCCGCCCGCCGCCCAGAAGGCGGCCGCGAAGAAGCCGGCCGAGAAGGCGGCCGTCCAGGCCGAGTGCCCCCACCCCCACGAGGCCGCCGCCGGCGAGAAGCCCAAGGAGGACTGGACGCTCACGCGCGGCGAGCCCCTCAAGGGCGCCCCCGCGGTGGCGCTCACCGAGCTGCTCGCCAAGCCCCAGGCCCACGACGGCCAGACGGTGCGCGTGGAGGGCCAGGTGCGCAAGGCCTGCCAGAAGAAGGGCTGCTGGATGGAACTCGCCTCCAGCGACAAGGGCGCGGGCGTGCGGGTGACGTTCAAGAACTACGGCTTCTTCGTCCCGCTGGACGCCGCGGGCTCGGCGGCGCGCGTGGAGGGCGTGGTGAAGGTGTCCGAGCTCACCGAGGACATGGCCAGGCACTACGAGGCCGAGGGCGCCATCGTCCCCCGCGGCGGCGACGGCAAGCCGCGCGAGGTGCAGCTCGTGGCCTCCGGCGTGGAACTGCGCCGCTAG